A genomic region of Pyrus communis chromosome 14, drPyrComm1.1, whole genome shotgun sequence contains the following coding sequences:
- the LOC137716197 gene encoding methyl-CpG-binding domain-containing protein 5-like codes for MSVPEASCRNINADRRPSFSDHRAGTLHSDSPHDPLLRPGSFIDATTTATTSNGRTPIQTKNPHKAPQQSNRSEPGAGAESTEGGAGRAKRKGVSEPLENWLPQGWSVQEKVRSSGLTAGSTDRYYFDPVSGRRFRSKIEVLRFLETGTAKKAKTENASADKTSVEGSGSQKQKKSSMKPKNSALNFDYTEVPEKVEWALTDSSGQSWTPFIDNKKVPESTSKEWAAAFALVPSKK; via the exons ATGTCAGTCCCCGAAGCATCGTGTCGGAATATAAACGCGGATCGACGCCCAAGCTTTTCCGACCACCGCGCCGGAACCCTACACTCCGATTCACCCCACGATCCTCTCCTCCGACCGGGCTCCTTCATAGACGCCACCACCACCGCAACAACCTCTAATGGCCGaaccccaatccaaaccaaaaaTCCCCATAAAGCGCCGCAGCAATCGAACCGTTCGGAGCCCGGAGCCGGCGCCGAGAGCACGGAGGGAGGGGCGGGGCGTGCCAAGCGAAAAGGGGTATCGGAGCCGCTGGAGAACTGGTTGCCACAGGGTTGGTCCGTGCAGGAGAAAGTTCGGAGCTCTGGTTTAACGGCTGGATCTACAGATAGG TATTACTTTGATCCAGTCTCAGGTCGCCGGTTTCGGTCAAAGATAGAAGTTCTCCGCTTTCTTGAAACGGGAACAGCTAAAAAGGCAAAGACAGAGAATGCTAGTGCTGACAAAACA TCTGTCGAGGGTTCTGgaagccaaaaacaaaagaagtctAGCATGAAGCCAAAGAATTCTGCGCTGAACTTTGATTATACTGAAGTGCCCGAGAAGGTGGAATGGGCTCTTACAGACTCTTCCGGACAGTCCTGGACACCCtttattgataacaaaaaggtCCCTGAATCTACATCAAAAGAATGGGCTGCTGCATTTGCATTAGTCCCATCCAAAAAATAG